The sequence AATCAGAGTCGGATAAATGCAGCAAAAGAATTTTCCAAAAAAAACAATTTAATCTGTGTTCTAAAAGGTCATAAAACTGTTGTTTCTGATGGAAATAAAATCTTTTTAAACACTACAGGAAATCCGGGAATGGCAACAGGTGGATCCGGAGATGTTTTATCAGGGATGATTTCAGCCTTAATTTCTCAAGTGAAAGAGCCCAAATTATTAAATGCGGCTTTAAGCGGAGTTTTTCTGCACGGACTTGCCGGGGATTACGCTTCAAAAATGAAAACTCAAATAGGGCTTTTGGCCCAGGATATAGCGGAAAATATACCCGTTGCTCTTAAGAAGGTTACAACATGAAAAAAGATTTTTTAAAAAAATTGATCATTATTAGAAGAACGATACATAAATATCCGGAACTCGGCAATACTGAGTATAAAACTGCGGCGTTTATTGAAAAAATACTCAAAAGTTTCGGTATAAAAACCAAAAGACTTGCCAAAACAGGCGTAGTCGGTATTTTAGAGGGAAGAAAAAACTCAAAAAATAGTAAAGTTTTAGCGATAAGAGCTGACATAGATGCTCTTCCCATACAAGAAAAAACAGGAAAACCGTACTCTTCAAAAAGAAAAGGTATTATGCATGCTTGCGGCCATGACGCGAATACTACTATGGTTTTAGGCGCAGCCATGCTTCTTTCAAAACAAAGAAAAAATATATCGGGAAAAGTGAAGTTTATTTTTCAGCCAAATGAGGAAGCTTCAGGCGGTGCCAAAACGATGATCAGAACCGGAGTTTTAAAAAATCCTGCTCCCGGTATTATCGTAGGTATTCACGTGAATCCTTGGCTTAAAACCGGTATTTTGGGATTGAAAACTGGTCTGATGATGGCAGCTGTTGATAAATTTACTATTGAGATTTTGGGCGAAGGCGGCCACGGCGCTTATCCAAACCTTGCAAAAGATTCCGTTGTAGTTGCGTCTGAAATAGTACTTGCGCTGCAATCTATCGTTTCCAGAGAAATAGATCCTCTTGAGCCAAAAGTGCTGACTATAGGTTCAATAAAAGGAGGAGAACGCTTTAATATAATTGCTGATAAAGTGAGTTTGGTGGGAACGGTTAGAACTTTGAACAGCCGGACAAGAAAAGAAATGCGTAAAAAAATTGTGAGAAGAGTAAAAGGTATAACTTTGGCATACGGAGTGAAATTTAGGATAATATACGAAGAGCTTGGAAACTCGCTTTCAAATTCAGCCTCAGCTTTGAAAATATGCCAAAGAGCCGGCGAAAAAGTTCTAGGAAAACGAAATATTGTTTTTCTTGATAGACCTTCCATGGGAGGAGAAGATTTTGCGGAATATCTTTCTAAAATACCGGGTTGTTTTATATATATCGGCTCAAAAACAAAAAAATCTTATCCCTGGCATCACGAGCATTTCGATATAGATGAAAAAGCTCTTGAAAAAGGATCTCTTGTTTTATCTGAAATTGCTAAAACCTACCTGAGTAAATAACAGCGTTTGAAAGTTAAAAAGTTTGGAAAGTTACAAAGTTCCCTGTTTTTGTCGGCATAGGCGATGATGCTTTTGTTGCTGATATAAGAAAAGGCTATTCATTGGTAGCTACAAAAGATATGCTTATAGAAAATGTGCATTTTAAAACACTCTGGACTACTCCTTTTGAAATAGGATATAA is a genomic window of Elusimicrobiota bacterium containing:
- a CDS encoding NAD(P)H-hydrate dehydratase, with protein sequence MRPEAMTLGLPEKDGKFSFKALSKISEFIKLRKVTSIVIGPGIGKTSDTARLVKAILLSVNLPLILDADGLNAIPSKSSILRNSKAKIIATPHPGELSRLIGVTVKKINQSRINAAKEFSKKNNLICVLKGHKTVVSDGNKIFLNTTGNPGMATGGSGDVLSGMISALISQVKEPKLLNAALSGVFLHGLAGDYASKMKTQIGLLAQDIAENIPVALKKVTT
- a CDS encoding M20 family metallopeptidase, whose translation is MKKDFLKKLIIIRRTIHKYPELGNTEYKTAAFIEKILKSFGIKTKRLAKTGVVGILEGRKNSKNSKVLAIRADIDALPIQEKTGKPYSSKRKGIMHACGHDANTTMVLGAAMLLSKQRKNISGKVKFIFQPNEEASGGAKTMIRTGVLKNPAPGIIVGIHVNPWLKTGILGLKTGLMMAAVDKFTIEILGEGGHGAYPNLAKDSVVVASEIVLALQSIVSREIDPLEPKVLTIGSIKGGERFNIIADKVSLVGTVRTLNSRTRKEMRKKIVRRVKGITLAYGVKFRIIYEELGNSLSNSASALKICQRAGEKVLGKRNIVFLDRPSMGGEDFAEYLSKIPGCFIYIGSKTKKSYPWHHEHFDIDEKALEKGSLVLSEIAKTYLSK